Proteins encoded within one genomic window of Lactococcus garvieae:
- a CDS encoding CorA family divalent cation transporter — MFQFKEYQAKDFDESLVKQVSGDKDTILYFYNPDKSFFNRLEEMYQQDFCSWFYEEREAMYQLGSEINDGEYLNILLLYPKERNEEKLNRMVDSLLILRYDKVTLVITEKKEAFISDFLHQNNDKEMAKGGNLLGIINAALGNMIEDARKIRDDIISLENSLNKNGPGRTIFNDLLQLKKHLITLTLTYDSDDKLIEFFKREKDTLGIDEHGPNGIIHIEEDLDGLKKLAASYKQYLTSLDTMVNSLSSFRLNAIMKTLTEISIVLTVPTMIYGLWGINLKLPFEDYSFGYLIVIGISFIISLGVWYWIRAMRRL, encoded by the coding sequence AAGTCAGTGGCGATAAGGATACTATCCTTTATTTTTATAATCCTGACAAGTCGTTCTTTAATCGCTTAGAAGAGATGTATCAGCAAGACTTCTGCTCCTGGTTTTACGAAGAAAGAGAAGCGATGTATCAGCTAGGGAGTGAAATAAACGATGGCGAGTATCTTAACATTCTTTTACTTTATCCAAAAGAAAGAAACGAAGAAAAGTTAAACCGAATGGTCGATTCACTCCTCATTCTAAGATATGATAAAGTGACCCTTGTTATTACTGAAAAGAAGGAAGCTTTTATCTCTGATTTTCTCCACCAAAATAATGATAAAGAAATGGCAAAAGGCGGAAATCTCCTCGGCATTATTAATGCTGCCCTAGGAAATATGATAGAGGACGCTAGAAAAATTCGTGATGATATCATTTCCCTCGAAAACTCACTGAACAAAAACGGGCCTGGCCGTACTATTTTTAACGATCTCCTTCAGCTTAAAAAACATCTCATCACTCTGACTTTAACCTATGATAGTGATGACAAGTTGATAGAATTCTTTAAGAGAGAAAAAGACACCTTAGGGATAGACGAGCACGGACCGAACGGTATTATCCATATCGAAGAAGATTTAGATGGCTTAAAAAAACTGGCCGCATCCTATAAACAATATCTTACCAGTCTCGATACGATGGTAAATAGCCTGAGCTCTTTCCGACTCAATGCCATCATGAAAACCCTCACGGAAATCTCCATTGTCTTAACTGTCCCAACCATGATTTATGGTTTGTGGGGGATAAATCTAAAACTGCCCTTTGAAGATTATTCTTTCGGATATCTGATTGTTATTGGTATTTCATTCATTATTAGCCTTGGGGTTTGGTACTGGATAAGAGCCATGAGAAGGCTTTGA
- a CDS encoding DUF6273 domain-containing protein, protein MTPEKKKNRRLRNSVLLSLLLLLIGGTYAFTAFNQRAINDRENQIEINVGGRVHDYYNRDTENKDVFVENYGERPIMARIRLSEFLETRQTGQDSWTQLVAGTERNNLDSWTTWIPNPTNINDRLNTDPSNAFDRYARLTFGWSREGRDAPWYMPTFNHDNMDQMTAAAGHARDYIAGGGATDGTTDGATHPGDGTDDYWSEGDSFDNSTPTPPWPGEAITNDAAQNLHQQRPPMTIEQWAQLQPYQQIGDFWVVDHQTGWAYWASLLEPGEATSYLLDAAEMTAAIEDTVFNGSYYYGIHVESGLVSPDNSDDFLPDGHDRLADFLTGIRNNAMDGEGSNPRADVDSPPSAFNFGAMLPGRLFTMAGEQYRYLEDMGNGNHMIIRNNAIRNVSWNDQEAELTSWYSNLDSAVQVMVQPVANSFTTGEVADSAVSYTGGTRWIPSNLTSPVSGDITQVVPAGTARAFALSLADVARLSGQDLAFPYPAQRGSSAIGWWWLRTPAPSSIAWVVGSDGGLSGLLARTNTSLGGGVRPALIIHQ, encoded by the coding sequence ATGACACCAGAAAAGAAAAAGAACCGGAGATTACGCAACTCCGTCCTCCTCTCCCTCTTATTGCTCCTCATCGGAGGCACTTACGCTTTTACCGCCTTTAACCAGCGGGCCATTAATGATCGAGAAAACCAAATCGAGATTAACGTGGGTGGTCGTGTTCACGACTACTATAACCGTGACACCGAAAACAAAGATGTCTTTGTCGAAAACTACGGCGAACGTCCCATCATGGCCCGTATCCGCTTGTCGGAGTTTTTAGAAACCCGCCAAACCGGTCAAGACAGCTGGACTCAGCTTGTAGCGGGCACAGAGCGTAACAACTTGGACTCTTGGACCACATGGATACCTAACCCCACCAATATCAATGACCGTCTCAACACCGACCCGTCCAACGCGTTTGACCGCTACGCTCGCCTGACCTTTGGCTGGAGCCGTGAAGGACGAGATGCCCCATGGTACATGCCGACTTTCAACCATGACAACATGGACCAGATGACGGCCGCCGCAGGGCATGCCCGGGACTATATCGCAGGAGGTGGAGCAACAGACGGCACGACCGATGGTGCCACACACCCCGGAGATGGAACAGATGATTACTGGTCGGAGGGTGACAGCTTTGACAACAGTACCCCAACCCCACCTTGGCCGGGCGAAGCCATCACCAATGATGCCGCCCAAAACCTGCACCAACAACGTCCCCCAATGACCATCGAGCAGTGGGCGCAACTTCAACCTTACCAACAGATTGGTGACTTCTGGGTCGTAGACCACCAAACAGGCTGGGCTTACTGGGCCTCACTCCTTGAACCGGGCGAAGCAACTTCTTACCTGCTGGATGCGGCAGAGATGACCGCTGCTATCGAAGACACGGTCTTCAATGGTTCGTACTATTATGGTATCCATGTGGAGAGTGGACTGGTTAGTCCCGACAACAGTGACGACTTCCTGCCTGATGGGCATGACCGCTTAGCCGACTTCCTCACAGGGATTCGTAACAATGCCATGGATGGGGAAGGCTCGAACCCGCGTGCTGATGTGGATTCTCCACCCTCTGCTTTTAACTTTGGGGCTATGCTTCCGGGCCGACTCTTTACTATGGCTGGAGAGCAATATCGCTATCTTGAGGATATGGGCAATGGCAACCACATGATTATCCGTAACAATGCCATCCGTAATGTGTCGTGGAACGACCAAGAAGCGGAACTTACTTCTTGGTATAGCAATCTTGACAGTGCTGTCCAAGTCATGGTTCAGCCTGTCGCCAATAGCTTTACGACAGGAGAAGTTGCGGACAGTGCAGTGTCCTATACCGGAGGTACAAGATGGATTCCCAGTAACTTAACAAGTCCAGTTTCGGGCGATATCACTCAAGTTGTCCCTGCAGGAACAGCACGCGCCTTTGCCCTTTCCCTTGCGGATGTGGCCCGTTTATCTGGCCAAGACCTAGCTTTTCCGTATCCTGCTCAACGTGGATCCTCTGCTATAGGATGGTGGTGGCTCCGTACACCCGCTCCTAGCTCCATTGCTTGGGTTGTGGGTTCCGATGGCGGCTTGTCTGGCCTTCTTGCTCGTACGAATACCTCTCTTGGTGGGGGAGTACGTCCTGCCTTAATCATCCACCAATAA
- a CDS encoding Spx/MgsR family RNA polymerase-binding regulatory protein produces the protein MIKLYTATANSSSQKVRKWLKDHQLEYQEIDLSKEELTKEEVLAIFSLTEEGSEDVITRRGKAIKSLKEDFYSLTIKELIQAIIDNPMLLRQPLIIDNNHLQVGYHEEDIRKFLPRDVRKVMMEDFAKRRNIRVNQK, from the coding sequence ATGATCAAGCTATATACAGCAACCGCCAATTCGTCATCACAGAAGGTCAGAAAATGGCTTAAGGATCATCAACTTGAGTATCAAGAAATAGATTTGTCAAAAGAAGAACTTACTAAAGAAGAAGTACTTGCTATCTTTTCTTTGACCGAAGAAGGCTCTGAAGACGTGATTACACGTAGAGGAAAAGCAATCAAAAGTCTAAAAGAAGACTTTTATTCACTGACTATAAAAGAATTAATACAGGCCATTATTGATAACCCAATGTTACTGCGCCAACCCTTAATTATTGATAACAACCATCTTCAAGTGGGGTATCATGAGGAAGATATACGTAAATTCTTACCCCGAGATGTCCGGAAAGTAATGATGGAAGACTTTGCTAAAAGACGTAATATACGAGTAAATCAGAAATAA
- a CDS encoding KH domain-containing protein, with protein sequence MQKDVKELVMTIVKPLVTEPDAVSLEIVEGEEFMEYHLEVAEGDIGRIIGRQGRIIQAIRTVVYFVPVEGKKVRLLVDQ encoded by the coding sequence ATGCAAAAAGATGTGAAAGAACTTGTGATGACTATCGTAAAACCTTTAGTCACAGAGCCAGATGCTGTTTCGTTGGAAATAGTTGAGGGTGAAGAATTTATGGAATATCACTTAGAAGTAGCTGAAGGCGACATTGGCCGTATCATCGGACGCCAAGGGCGTATCATTCAAGCTATCCGTACAGTGGTTTACTTTGTGCCTGTTGAAGGCAAAAAAGTTCGACTCTTGGTTGATCAATAA
- the rpsP gene encoding 30S ribosomal protein S16: protein MSVKIRLTRMGSKKKPYYRINIADSRSPRDGRFIETVGTYNPLVAENQVTLKEDRVMEWLNNGAQPSDTVRNILSKAGVMKKFHEQKFSK from the coding sequence ATGTCTGTAAAAATCCGTTTGACTCGCATGGGTTCAAAGAAAAAACCTTACTACCGTATTAACATCGCTGATTCACGTTCACCACGTGATGGTCGTTTCATCGAAACAGTTGGTACTTACAACCCACTTGTAGCTGAAAACCAAGTAACTTTGAAAGAAGACCGCGTTATGGAATGGCTCAACAATGGTGCACAACCATCTGATACAGTTCGTAACATCCTTTCAAAAGCTGGCGTTATGAAAAAATTCCACGAACAAAAATTCAGCAAATAA
- a CDS encoding hydroxymethylglutaryl-CoA reductase, degradative, which translates to MKKKFYQMSPAERLDFLDLKPDTRKKLEQIALDATVADNLIENQFSEFEIPMGLAQNFVVNGKEYLVPMATEEPSVIAAASNGAKIAGAFQADISQRLMRGQIVFYDVPDAAQLMQVIQENQAGIFRAAEEAYPSIIKRGGGLKDISSRAFESEGFVSVDFKVDVQDAMGANIVNAILEGVASLFRTWFPEQKILFSILSNYATESLVKVSCEIPIEKLSKTDNGQEVAEKIEAASRFSKLDPYRAATHNKGIMNGINALVLATGNDTRAVAAGIHAYASKEGLYQGLAEWRVQSGKLFGSLEIPLPVATVGGAVKVLPKAQAALDIMEISKAKELAQVMAAVGLAQNLAALRALVSEGIQQGHMSLQVRALAMTVGAKEDEIQLLSQKLRQEKVMNQAIAEKLLLEIRQS; encoded by the coding sequence ATGAAGAAAAAATTTTATCAAATGAGTCCAGCAGAACGTCTGGATTTTCTTGACTTAAAACCAGACACACGAAAAAAGCTTGAGCAAATAGCGCTTGATGCGACAGTAGCAGATAACTTGATTGAAAACCAGTTCAGTGAGTTCGAAATCCCTATGGGCTTGGCTCAGAACTTTGTAGTAAATGGAAAAGAATATCTGGTCCCCATGGCTACCGAAGAACCATCTGTTATCGCAGCCGCGAGTAATGGTGCAAAGATAGCAGGCGCCTTTCAAGCTGATATTTCTCAACGTCTGATGCGTGGACAGATTGTCTTTTATGATGTACCAGATGCTGCGCAATTAATGCAAGTTATTCAGGAAAACCAAGCGGGGATATTCAGAGCAGCAGAAGAAGCTTATCCTTCCATTATCAAACGTGGTGGAGGCTTAAAAGATATAAGCAGTAGAGCTTTTGAGTCCGAAGGCTTTGTCTCCGTAGACTTCAAGGTGGATGTACAAGATGCCATGGGGGCAAATATCGTCAATGCAATCTTAGAAGGCGTTGCAAGCCTTTTTCGCACCTGGTTTCCCGAACAAAAAATCTTGTTTAGTATCCTGAGCAACTATGCGACAGAATCTTTAGTAAAAGTAAGCTGTGAAATTCCCATTGAGAAGCTCAGTAAAACTGACAATGGACAGGAAGTAGCTGAAAAAATAGAAGCAGCATCACGCTTTTCAAAACTTGATCCTTACCGTGCAGCGACACATAATAAAGGTATCATGAATGGCATTAACGCCCTAGTCTTAGCGACAGGAAATGACACGCGAGCAGTAGCCGCAGGTATCCATGCTTATGCGAGCAAAGAAGGCCTTTATCAGGGCTTGGCAGAATGGCGCGTCCAAAGCGGCAAACTTTTTGGAAGCTTAGAAATTCCTCTGCCCGTGGCTACAGTTGGTGGAGCCGTTAAGGTTCTACCCAAAGCCCAAGCTGCTTTGGATATTATGGAAATTAGCAAAGCCAAGGAGCTGGCACAAGTGATGGCAGCAGTGGGCTTGGCTCAAAACCTGGCAGCTTTACGTGCCTTGGTTTCTGAAGGTATCCAACAAGGTCATATGAGTTTACAAGTTCGCGCGTTAGCCATGACTGTGGGTGCAAAAGAGGATGAAATTCAGTTGCTGAGCCAAAAACTTCGCCAAGAAAAAGTGATGAACCAAGCTATAGCAGAAAAACTATTATTGGAAATACGCCAAAGTTAA